In Clupea harengus chromosome 13, Ch_v2.0.2, whole genome shotgun sequence, one DNA window encodes the following:
- the LOC105902252 gene encoding inactive phospholipase D5-like isoform X2, which translates to MKSQQKCIVIFALVCCFAVLVALIFSAVDVWGEDEDGITEETCSRTCRMVIVENIPEDVSLPHNGTTPLTAGLHSLLDLATRHVEIVSPHWTLNSTDYESSIPTAKQGRLLLHRLMGLKSQKVNLKVASDLTDSKDLKVLSRHGADIHYLNMTTLTNGQLLSSFWVVDRKHIYIGSAGMDWRALSTLKELGVILYNCSCLALDLHRIFSLYWQLQYKDFIPSIWSKRVNGLFNKKRTLPLILNNVKSEVYPSNSPDVFCPKDRVRDIDAIFNVIQDAKLFIYISITDYVPLVNNGLSRYWSAIDGKLREASLLRNIKVRLLVSCWEQTHPLTFNFMWSLKSLCMEMPNCSVEAKFFSPREEPDGTIEGINHNRYMVTDNAVYIGNFGWVGNEFVYNAGAGLVISQEEDPEDRNVTMPQQMRAVFDRDWHSRYSKTLQLNKIPNCNKHTILPQSLKAWDESVDEKDSPNASL; encoded by the exons AATGGTTATTGTGGAGAATATTCCGGAAGACGTGTCTTTGCCTCACAATGGAACCACTCCGCTCACCGCTGGTCTGCACAGTCTGTTGGACCTGGCAACCCGCCACGTGGAGATTGTTTCGCCTCACTGGACTCTGAACTCCACTGACTACGAGTCCAGCATCCCCACAGCAAAGCAG GGCCGTCTCTTACTCCATAGACTGATGGGTCTCAAGTCCCAAAAAGTAAATCTGAAAGTGGCCAGCGATCTGACTGACTCCAAAGACCTTAAGGTCCTTTCTCGTCATG GTGCAGATATTCATTACCTAAACATGACAACCCTGACAAATGGGCAGCTACTCTCCTCCTTCTGGGTGGTCGATAGGAAGCACATATACATCGGAAGTGCGGGCATGGACTGGAGAGCACTATCCACG TTAAAGGAGTTGGGCGTCATCCTCTATAATTGCAGTTGTCTGGCGCTGGACCTGCACAGGATATTTAGCCTCTACTGGCAGCTGCAGTATAAGGACTTTATTCCCTCCATCTGGTCTAAGAGAGTCAATGGACTATTCAACAAGAAAAGAACTCTTCCACTCATTCTGAATAACGTGAAATCAGAGGTCTATCCATCT AATTCTCCAGATGTCTTTTGCCCCAAAGATCGAGTCCGGGACATTGACGCCATCTTTAATGTGATTCAGGATGCAAAGTTGTTCATCTATATCTCCATCACAGACTATGTGCCTCTGGTCAACAATGGGCTCAGCAG ATACTGGTCAGCGATTGATGGGAAGCTCCGTGAGGCTTCACTGCTGAGAAACATCAAAGTGCGTCTTTTAGTGAGCTGCTGGGAGCAGACACACCCTCTGACGTTTAATTTTATGTGGTCTCTGAAAAGCCTGTGCATGGAGATGCCCAACTGCTCTGTGGAGGCG AAGTTCTTCAGTCCCCGTGAGGAGCCAGATGGCACGATTGAAGGAATCAACCACAACAGATATATGGTCACAGACAATGCGGTATACATAG GGAATTTTGGCTGGGTGGGGAACGAGTTTGTGTACAACGCTGGAGCCGGTCTCGTAATCTCCCAAGAGGAGGACCCGGAGGACCGAAATGTCACCATGCCGCAGCAAATGAGGGCAGTGTTTGACAGAGACTGGCACTCGCGCTACTCTAAGACACTGCAGCTCAACAAGATCCCCAACTGCAACAAGCACACAATCCTTCCTCAATCACTCAAGGCATGGGATGAGAGTGTCGACGAGAAGGACAGCCCTAATGCCTCTTTGTAA
- the cfap36 gene encoding cilia- and flagella-associated protein 36 isoform X1, which translates to MADDSEWVLESIAGYLGSPEWVIPVTDFMENKCTVFDDEDENKLTYTEIHQQYKELAEKLLDNYMQEVGINEQQFVEACASPFAKSKTLQGVLQPVLASDDFQMFRSLMVQKNMELQLQALRVIKERNGALPECLMDGEDVMGELEQQEMKILQEVLRRSKEEYDMEMARRTLLEEEVGTTSSSCSIPSVPNGTGPHQAPPLAPAPTANSAGKTSSTAAKKEEKRLVLGKGDKDQKSPAKTGGASPVKPPAERGGSDGKTLPAVRAPVTGAPVSPKEKSNSNSQAAENWLEEAQKEAGISKPFTELSASQQEQLQQRALYLRQQRDKLQALKKEQQRPKQGQPEEAPAAPTAAPSTQENVPKKAVSASNGNSSQPGGAPQGDQKPKEISVEERKKLQKRKHLAEKLKEEVIKK; encoded by the exons ATGGCCGATGATAGCGAATGGGTCTTGGAGAGCATTGCTGGATACCTTGGTAGTCCAGAATGGGTGATACCAGTTACCGACTTTATGGAAAACAAGTGCACAG TATTTGACGATGAGGACGAAAACAAACTGACTTACACAGAAATCCACCAGCAATACAAAGAATTG GCGGAGAAGTTGCTAGACAATTACATGCAAGAAGTGGGCATCAACGAGCAGCAGTTTGTGGAAGCGTGCGCCTCTCCTTTTGCAAAATCCAAAACATTGCAG GGTGTACTCCAGCCAGTTCTGGCCTCAGATGACTTCCAGATGTTTCGGTCCCTGATGGTCCAGAAGAACATGGAGCTTCAGCTTCAGGCCTTACGTGTGATAAAAGAGAGGAATG GAGCGCTGCCTGAGTGTTTGATGGATGGAGAGGACGTTATGGGCGAGCTGGAACAACAGGAGATGAAGATTTTACAGGAAGTGCTCCG GAGGTCAAAGGAGGAGTATGACATGGAGATGGCTCGCCGGACGCtgttggaggaggaggttgGAACCACGTCCAGCAGCTGTTCCATCCCATCTGTGCCCAACGGAACCGGCCCTCACCAGGCACCTCCTTTGGCCCCTGCACCGACGGCCAACAGCGCCGGCAAG ACGAGCAGCACCGCAGctaagaaagaagagaagagactggTGTTAGGAAAAGGAGATAAGGACCAGAAGAGTCCAGCCAAAACGGGCGGCGCCAGTCCTGTCAAACCGCCCGCAG AGCGAGGTGGCAGTGATGGCAAGACTCTCCCTGCGGTGAGAGCGCCGGTTACAGGTGCTCCTGTCTCACCCAAAGAGAagagcaacagcaacagccagGCAGCCGAGAACTGGCTAGAGGAGGCACAGAAAGAAGCGGGTATCTCCAAGCCATTTACG gagtTGTCGGCGTCACAGCAGGAGCAGCTCCAGCAGAGGGCACTGTACCTGAGACAGCAGCGTGACAAGCTGCAGGCCCTGAAGAAGGAGCAGCAGCGACCCAAACAGGGCCAACCCGAAGAGGCACCAGCAGCCCCCACCGCTGCACCCAGCACACAG GAGAATGTCCCCAAAAAGGCTGTGAGTGCTAGTAATGGCAACTCCTCACAGCCAGGGGGCGCACCTCAAGGAGACCAAAAGCCAAAG GAAATATCGgtagaggaaagaaagaagttaCAGAAACGGAAACACCTAGCAGAAAAATTAAAAGAAGAGGTTATCAAGAAGTAG
- the cfap36 gene encoding cilia- and flagella-associated protein 36 isoform X2 — MADDSEWVLESIAGYLGSPEWVIPVTDFMENKCTVFDDEDENKLTYTEIHQQYKELAEKLLDNYMQEVGINEQQFVEACASPFAKSKTLQGVLQPVLASDDFQMFRSLMVQKNMELQLQALRVIKERNGALPECLMDGEDVMGELEQQEMKILQEVLRRSKEEYDMEMARRTLLEEEVGTTSSSCSIPSVPNGTGPHQAPPLAPAPTANSAGKTSSTAAKKEEKRLVLGKGDKDQKSPAKTGGASPVKPPAERGGSDGKTLPAVRAPVTGAPVSPKEKSNSNSQAAENWLEEAQKEAGISKPFTELSASQQEQLQQRALYLRQQRDKLQALKKEQQRPKQGQPEEAPAAPTAAPSTQEISVEERKKLQKRKHLAEKLKEEVIKK, encoded by the exons ATGGCCGATGATAGCGAATGGGTCTTGGAGAGCATTGCTGGATACCTTGGTAGTCCAGAATGGGTGATACCAGTTACCGACTTTATGGAAAACAAGTGCACAG TATTTGACGATGAGGACGAAAACAAACTGACTTACACAGAAATCCACCAGCAATACAAAGAATTG GCGGAGAAGTTGCTAGACAATTACATGCAAGAAGTGGGCATCAACGAGCAGCAGTTTGTGGAAGCGTGCGCCTCTCCTTTTGCAAAATCCAAAACATTGCAG GGTGTACTCCAGCCAGTTCTGGCCTCAGATGACTTCCAGATGTTTCGGTCCCTGATGGTCCAGAAGAACATGGAGCTTCAGCTTCAGGCCTTACGTGTGATAAAAGAGAGGAATG GAGCGCTGCCTGAGTGTTTGATGGATGGAGAGGACGTTATGGGCGAGCTGGAACAACAGGAGATGAAGATTTTACAGGAAGTGCTCCG GAGGTCAAAGGAGGAGTATGACATGGAGATGGCTCGCCGGACGCtgttggaggaggaggttgGAACCACGTCCAGCAGCTGTTCCATCCCATCTGTGCCCAACGGAACCGGCCCTCACCAGGCACCTCCTTTGGCCCCTGCACCGACGGCCAACAGCGCCGGCAAG ACGAGCAGCACCGCAGctaagaaagaagagaagagactggTGTTAGGAAAAGGAGATAAGGACCAGAAGAGTCCAGCCAAAACGGGCGGCGCCAGTCCTGTCAAACCGCCCGCAG AGCGAGGTGGCAGTGATGGCAAGACTCTCCCTGCGGTGAGAGCGCCGGTTACAGGTGCTCCTGTCTCACCCAAAGAGAagagcaacagcaacagccagGCAGCCGAGAACTGGCTAGAGGAGGCACAGAAAGAAGCGGGTATCTCCAAGCCATTTACG gagtTGTCGGCGTCACAGCAGGAGCAGCTCCAGCAGAGGGCACTGTACCTGAGACAGCAGCGTGACAAGCTGCAGGCCCTGAAGAAGGAGCAGCAGCGACCCAAACAGGGCCAACCCGAAGAGGCACCAGCAGCCCCCACCGCTGCACCCAGCACACAG GAAATATCGgtagaggaaagaaagaagttaCAGAAACGGAAACACCTAGCAGAAAAATTAAAAGAAGAGGTTATCAAGAAGTAG